DNA from Synechococcus elongatus PCC 6301:
TCAGGCTGGAGCACTGACGCTACCGGGCTGGGGTGATCTGGCCTTAGTTGGCTGTGTCCTCTGCTGGACGGTCTACAGCCTGCTAGCTCGACAGGCCCTGCGATCGCTCAGTCCTCTGACCGTCACGACTGGTGCTTGCTGCTGGGGCAGTGTTTTGCTGATCGGACTCTGGCTTGGGCAAGGGGCACAGCTGCCAGTCAACGTCTCGTTCTCGACTGGATCAGCGATCGCGTTTCTCGGTCTGGGTGGGACTGCCCTAGCCTTTTGTTTGTATGCCAATGGCATCGAGCGCTTGGGGGCAGCGCGGGCCGGTCTGTTTATCAACCTTGTGCCCGTGTTTGGTAGTGCGATCGGAGCGCTGTTGCTGCAGGAACCGCTCTCGGGTTTGACGCTACTCGGGGGCTTGCTGGTCTTGGCAGGGGTCGGTCTGGGTACGTTGCAGCGATTGCAACCGGTACCAATCTCAACGACAGAACCAGTGGGAGGCGATCGATCACCGGGCCCGCCAGCCCTTGGGCACGATCGCTAAGATCAGGAAAAACGCTGCCGTGATTGATGCGTTTAGCGCCGAGCCACCGCCCTGGGCTAAATCAGCCCGTCACTCCCTGACTTTTAGCTGTCCGGTCTGTGACGCTTCGGCACGGGCCGCAGAGAGCGCCTGGATCAATCGCCGATCGCCCGTCTATGGCTCCGACGGCCGTCGCAAATGGCAAGAGTTTTATCACTGCAGCTGTGGTTGCAGTTGGTGGAGCTGGAGTAGCGATCGCCCTGCTCCGTCAACTGAGGAGTCTTGACCAATGGCAACCCCACTCTGGCAAACGATTTACAACAATGCAGTGCTCTTGCCCGAGTCGCCCAAGGCAATCGTGCATTTCTTGGGTGGAGCATTCATTGCAGCTGCGCCTCAGGTGACTTATCGCCGCTTGTTGGAAGGCTTGGGCGATCGTGGTTTTGCGGTGATTGCCACGCCGTTTATCAACACCTTCGACCACACGACTCTGGCCGATGAGGTCGGCCGCAGCTACCGCTTAGCCTACGAGCGCCTCCTCGCCTTGGGGCTGATATCGCCAGAACTGCCGATCTTTGGAGTCGGTCACAGCATGGGCAGTAAGTTGCATTTGCTGATGGGTTGCGCCCAAACCAGCGATCGCCGTGGCAATGTCTTACTGGCCTTCAACAATTACTCAGCGCGGCGATCGATTCCGCTACTGGGGCAGTTAGCACCAGCGTTGGATGTCACGGTCGAGTTTTCACCTTCGCCAGCTCGTACCCTGCGCTTGATCCGCGATCGCTATAGCGTGGCGAATAATCTGCTGGTCAAATTCCGCAATGACGAAATTGACCAGACCCGCGATCTGATTGGGGCATTACGCGATCGCTTCCCTGAAACGAGTGAATGGCTGCGCCTGTCGGGTAATCACCTGACGCCGGTGGGGCAATCTCTGCCGCAGCAAACCGGCTTGGCTTGGTTGGATGGCGTTTCGCAGTTGGCCAGTCGGGAGTTGGGGCGTGATTTAGAGGTTGTGACGACCGCGATCGCGGACTGGTGCGATCGCCAGCTCACAGCGCCGGCAACGGTGGTCTAGCCGCGAATAATTGACGGACGGCAGTGCGATCGAGTTTGCCCTGGCTCGTGCGGGGTAAAGCGCTGCAGTTCAGCCATTGCTTAGGGTGCTTGTAGGGTGCAAGCTCCGGCGCGATCGCAGCTTTGAGTTGTTCCGGCGTCACAGCTTGTTGCTGAGGCACATAGGCTGCGGCCACCACTTCCCCCCAGTCAGGATCAGCCAAACCCACAACACAGACTTCTCGAACCAGACCACTGTTGTAGAGCACCGTTTCTACTTCCAGTGGCCAAATTTTCTCGCCACCACTGAGGATGCGATCGCCCTGTCGCCCCAGTAAAATCAGGCTGTGATCCGCTGACCATTCGCCACGATCGCCGCTCTGCCAAAAGCCCTGGGCATCGATGATCGGCTCTACTTGGCCCGGCCCCTGCCAGTAGCCCAAGGCCAAACTGGGGGATTGAATCGCTACGGTTCGATCGGCATTGAGTTGGATCATGACGCCCGGTAGCGGTTTTCCGACGCCGCGAGAAACTGCCAAAAACTGCTGTGGGAAAAGAACGCTAATGAAAGCAGCCGTTTCGGTCGCGCCGTAGCAAGGCGCGATCGGGAGTTGTAGGTTCTGCGCCTGCTGGAGCAGGGTCGGCCAAGCTGGTGCGCCTCCCAGCAAAATCAGCAATCGCTGCTGGAGCCACTGCGATCGCAGCGGTAACAAGCGCTGTAACTGAGTCGGTACCAACGACAGGACAGCCTCAGAACAGGTTGGCAAGCATTCCGCGGATTGCAGCTCGGACCAAGGCAGCAGCCAGAGCGGGCCACCCGTCACTAAACTGCGCACCGCCACCATCAAGCCGCTGACATGGTGCAGAGGCAGGCTACAGATGCCTGCGATCGCTTGACCGTCAATTAGGGGCGATCGCTGAAATGCCAAAGCAGCTGCCGTCAGTCGCTCCCAAGTCTGCACCGCAAAGCGCAACCCGCCACTACTTCCTCCCGTCGCAATGCCAATCCAGCCCGTCTCAAGGGGATCGGCAATGCCCACAGAAGTCGCGATCGGAGCCTCGCCCCAAATCTGCTGCGGCTGTAGTTGCGTGGCGATCGCCTCCCATTCCTGCCGCCGCCAATGTGGGTTACCGAGGATGACCGGCCAACCAGCACTGACGGCTGCAATCCAGTCAGCAAGATAGGCGATCGCATCTGTATGAACGATCAACACCCGCTGAGCTGGACGTCCTTGCAGACTCAGCCAGCGCTGCTCTGCCAACTGTCCAAGGCGATCGCCCTGACCACTGGCTAACCAATCGGGTCCCCAGCAGGTCAATAGTTCTAGGGGTGTTGCCATAGGGCTGCTGCGGTCTTGCTCTCCCAATCATCGGTAAACCAAGCGGTAGTTCCCAAGCCCTGGGCTTGATCG
Protein-coding regions in this window:
- a CDS encoding DUF1350 family protein, translating into MATPLWQTIYNNAVLLPESPKAIVHFLGGAFIAAAPQVTYRRLLEGLGDRGFAVIATPFINTFDHTTLADEVGRSYRLAYERLLALGLISPELPIFGVGHSMGSKLHLLMGCAQTSDRRGNVLLAFNNYSARRSIPLLGQLAPALDVTVEFSPSPARTLRLIRDRYSVANNLLVKFRNDEIDQTRDLIGALRDRFPETSEWLRLSGNHLTPVGQSLPQQTGLAWLDGVSQLASRELGRDLEVVTTAIADWCDRQLTAPATVV
- a CDS encoding DMT family transporter; the encoded protein is MGDDQSDRLRCAGLPLKFPVSLQLAIATALWGGTFTAGRIAVQQLSPLAVACGRYLLATTVLLLILWQREGWPPLNRRQQLLLFGLGVSGIALYNWLFFIGLSLIPASRAALIIALNPTAIALGAAIWTGDRLRSWQWAGVGLSLIGAILLLGSRQAGALTLPGWGDLALVGCVLCWTVYSLLARQALRSLSPLTVTTGACCWGSVLLIGLWLGQGAQLPVNVSFSTGSAIAFLGLGGTALAFCLYANGIERLGAARAGLFINLVPVFGSAIGALLLQEPLSGLTLLGGLLVLAGVGLGTLQRLQPVPISTTEPVGGDRSPGPPALGHDR
- a CDS encoding 2-succinylbenzoate--CoA ligase; translation: MATPLELLTCWGPDWLASGQGDRLGQLAEQRWLSLQGRPAQRVLIVHTDAIAYLADWIAAVSAGWPVILGNPHWRRQEWEAIATQLQPQQIWGEAPIATSVGIADPLETGWIGIATGGSSGGLRFAVQTWERLTAAALAFQRSPLIDGQAIAGICSLPLHHVSGLMVAVRSLVTGGPLWLLPWSELQSAECLPTCSEAVLSLVPTQLQRLLPLRSQWLQQRLLILLGGAPAWPTLLQQAQNLQLPIAPCYGATETAAFISVLFPQQFLAVSRGVGKPLPGVMIQLNADRTVAIQSPSLALGYWQGPGQVEPIIDAQGFWQSGDRGEWSADHSLILLGRQGDRILSGGEKIWPLEVETVLYNSGLVREVCVVGLADPDWGEVVAAAYVPQQQAVTPEQLKAAIAPELAPYKHPKQWLNCSALPRTSQGKLDRTAVRQLFAARPPLPAL